A section of the Thunnus albacares chromosome 6, fThuAlb1.1, whole genome shotgun sequence genome encodes:
- the limk1a gene encoding LIM domain kinase 1a isoform X2 codes for MSVSSDCQNKSLAPVGDMSAKNQRRKTQQRRLKCCECSASLSHWYYEKDGRLFCKKDYWAKFGELCHGCNDPITTGLIMVAGEQKYHPECFTCLNCRAFIGDGDTYALVERSKLYCGHCYYQTIVTPVSLPDSPCSRIPHTVTLVSIPASAEGNNGHRGRGFSVAIDQPLSPINGYSPEHGHTVRVSQVDEDCISPDVKNSIHVGDRILEINGTPIHNVPLDEIDLLIQETSRLLQLTIEHDPHSQGQEGGSSEAEEQVDGPLSSPPLSEGPSPVLPITQPPNPDISSLRSRIITRSYSIDKSPGSSNAASPISQRKDINRSESLRVVSNRTHRIFRPSDLIHGEVLGKGCFGQAIKVTHRETGEVMVMKELIRFDDETQRTFLKEVKVMRCLDHPNVLKFIGVLYKDKRLNFIAEYIKGGTLRDIIKKMDSSYPWNQRVSFAHDIAAGMSYLHSMNIIHRDLNSHNCLVREDNTVVVADFGLARLMIDDKHEEKLSQGKLSGLKRPDRRKRYTVVGNPYWMAPEMIHGKSYDERVDIFSFGIMLCEIIGRVNADPDYLPRAMDFGLNVSGFLEHYCPPDCPPAFFPIAAVCCDLDADKRPAFSKLEEWLENLKMHLDIGLPLVSEVSQLHKTFWENHSITRSENGLHVHPEQPE; via the exons ATGAGCGTGTCGTCTGACTGTCAAAACAAGAGCCTCGCTCCCGTGGGCGACATGTCAGCCAAGAACCAACGCAGGAAGACGCAGCAGAGACGCTTAAA gTGTTGTGAGTGCAGCGCCTCGCTGTCCCACTGGTATTATGAAAAAGATGGACGGCTCTTCTGCAAGAAGGACTACTGGGCCAAATTTGGGGAGCTGTGCCACGGCTGCAACGACCCGATCACCACCGGCCTTATCATG GTCGCAGGGGAACAGAAATATCACCCAGAATGCTTCACCTGTCTGAACTGCAGGGCGTTCATCGGTGATGGAGACACATACGCTCTGGTGGAGAGATCCAAACTCTACTG TGGTCACTGTTACTACCAGACCATCGTCACCCCGGTGTCGTTGCCGGATTCGCCATGCTCGAGGATCCCTCACACGGTCACGCTGGTGTCGATCCCTGCCTCAGCCGAGGGCAACAACGGACACAGAGGGCGGGGTTTCTCTGTGGCCATCGACCAGCCGCTCAGCCCGATCAACGGCTACAGCCCTGAACATGGACACACCGTCAGAGTCTCCCA AGTGGACGAAGACTGCATCAGTCCGGATGTGAAAAATTCCATTCATGTTGGAGACAGGATCCTGGAAATCAACGGGACACCAATTCACAACGTCCCCCTGGACGAG ATCGACCTGCTGATCCAGGAGACGAGCCGGCTGCTCCAGCTCACCATCGAACACGACCCTCACAGTCAGGGGCAGGAAGGAGGCTCCTCAGAGGCTGAAGAGCAGGTGGACGGCCCCCTGTCCTCCCCTCCCCTGTCTGAGGGCCCCAGCCCCGTCCTGCCCATCACCCAGCCCCCCAACCCCGACATCAGCAGCCTAAGGTCCCGCATCATCAC GCGGAGCTACAGCATTGATAAGTCACCAGGCTCCAGCAACGCAGCGTCCCCCATCTCACAGAGGAAGGACATCAATCGCTCCGAGTCGCTCCGCGTCGTCTCAAATCGGACGCACCGCATCTTCCGCCCGTCTGACCTCATCCACGGAGAGGTGCTGGGGAAGGGCTGCTTCGGACAAGCCATCAAG GTGACCCATAGGGAGACAGGAGAggtgatggtgatgaaggaGTTGATTCGCTTCGATGACGAGACACAGAGAACATTCCTGAAAGAG GTGAAGGTCATGCGTTGCCTGGATCACCCCAATGTGCTCAAGTTCATTGGAGTCCTCTACAAGGACAAAAGACTCAACTTCATCGCAGAGTACATAAAGGGAGGCACCTTGAGGGACATCATCAAGAAAATG GACAGCAGTTATCCCTGGAACCAGCGGGTCAGTTTTGCACATGACATAGCTGCTGGGATG TCATATCTGCATTCCATGAACATAATCCACCGCGACCTGAACTCACACAACTGTCTAGTCCGGGAG GACAACACAGTGGTGGTGGCAGACTTCGGGCTGGCTCGGCTCATGATTGACGACAAACACGAGGAGAAGTTGTCGCAGGGCAAACTGTCAGGCCTGAAGAGGCCCGACCGCAGGAAGAGGTACACCGTGGTGGGAAACCCTTACTGGATGGCTCCTGAGATGATCCACG GCAAGAGCTACGATGAGAGAGTAGACATCTTTTCCTTCGGCATCATGCTCTGCGAG ATCATTGGCAGGGTGAATGCAGACCCAGACTACCTCCCCAGGGCGATGGACTTTGGACTGAATGTGTCTGGCTTCCTGGAGCATTACTGTCCCCCTGATTGTCCCCCTGCCTTCTTCCCCATAGCTGCTGTGTGCTGTGACCTTGACGCAGACAAACG CCCTGCTTTCTCCAAACTGGAGGAGTGGCTGGAGAACCTGAAGATGCACTTGGACATTGGTCTGCCCCTGGTGTCTGAAGTGAGCCAGCTGCACAAGACCTTCTGGGAAAACCACAGCATCACACGCTCCGAGAACGGCCTGCACGTCCACCCCGAACAGCCGGAGTAG
- the limk1a gene encoding LIM domain kinase 1a isoform X1, producing MRLMLLCCTWKDERMGEEEAGGSLPVCAGCKQRIYDEQYLQALNTDWHTVCFRCCECSASLSHWYYEKDGRLFCKKDYWAKFGELCHGCNDPITTGLIMVAGEQKYHPECFTCLNCRAFIGDGDTYALVERSKLYCGHCYYQTIVTPVSLPDSPCSRIPHTVTLVSIPASAEGNNGHRGRGFSVAIDQPLSPINGYSPEHGHTVRVSQVDEDCISPDVKNSIHVGDRILEINGTPIHNVPLDEIDLLIQETSRLLQLTIEHDPHSQGQEGGSSEAEEQVDGPLSSPPLSEGPSPVLPITQPPNPDISSLRSRIITRSYSIDKSPGSSNAASPISQRKDINRSESLRVVSNRTHRIFRPSDLIHGEVLGKGCFGQAIKVTHRETGEVMVMKELIRFDDETQRTFLKEVKVMRCLDHPNVLKFIGVLYKDKRLNFIAEYIKGGTLRDIIKKMDSSYPWNQRVSFAHDIAAGMSYLHSMNIIHRDLNSHNCLVREDNTVVVADFGLARLMIDDKHEEKLSQGKLSGLKRPDRRKRYTVVGNPYWMAPEMIHGKSYDERVDIFSFGIMLCEIIGRVNADPDYLPRAMDFGLNVSGFLEHYCPPDCPPAFFPIAAVCCDLDADKRPAFSKLEEWLENLKMHLDIGLPLVSEVSQLHKTFWENHSITRSENGLHVHPEQPE from the exons gTGTTGTGAGTGCAGCGCCTCGCTGTCCCACTGGTATTATGAAAAAGATGGACGGCTCTTCTGCAAGAAGGACTACTGGGCCAAATTTGGGGAGCTGTGCCACGGCTGCAACGACCCGATCACCACCGGCCTTATCATG GTCGCAGGGGAACAGAAATATCACCCAGAATGCTTCACCTGTCTGAACTGCAGGGCGTTCATCGGTGATGGAGACACATACGCTCTGGTGGAGAGATCCAAACTCTACTG TGGTCACTGTTACTACCAGACCATCGTCACCCCGGTGTCGTTGCCGGATTCGCCATGCTCGAGGATCCCTCACACGGTCACGCTGGTGTCGATCCCTGCCTCAGCCGAGGGCAACAACGGACACAGAGGGCGGGGTTTCTCTGTGGCCATCGACCAGCCGCTCAGCCCGATCAACGGCTACAGCCCTGAACATGGACACACCGTCAGAGTCTCCCA AGTGGACGAAGACTGCATCAGTCCGGATGTGAAAAATTCCATTCATGTTGGAGACAGGATCCTGGAAATCAACGGGACACCAATTCACAACGTCCCCCTGGACGAG ATCGACCTGCTGATCCAGGAGACGAGCCGGCTGCTCCAGCTCACCATCGAACACGACCCTCACAGTCAGGGGCAGGAAGGAGGCTCCTCAGAGGCTGAAGAGCAGGTGGACGGCCCCCTGTCCTCCCCTCCCCTGTCTGAGGGCCCCAGCCCCGTCCTGCCCATCACCCAGCCCCCCAACCCCGACATCAGCAGCCTAAGGTCCCGCATCATCAC GCGGAGCTACAGCATTGATAAGTCACCAGGCTCCAGCAACGCAGCGTCCCCCATCTCACAGAGGAAGGACATCAATCGCTCCGAGTCGCTCCGCGTCGTCTCAAATCGGACGCACCGCATCTTCCGCCCGTCTGACCTCATCCACGGAGAGGTGCTGGGGAAGGGCTGCTTCGGACAAGCCATCAAG GTGACCCATAGGGAGACAGGAGAggtgatggtgatgaaggaGTTGATTCGCTTCGATGACGAGACACAGAGAACATTCCTGAAAGAG GTGAAGGTCATGCGTTGCCTGGATCACCCCAATGTGCTCAAGTTCATTGGAGTCCTCTACAAGGACAAAAGACTCAACTTCATCGCAGAGTACATAAAGGGAGGCACCTTGAGGGACATCATCAAGAAAATG GACAGCAGTTATCCCTGGAACCAGCGGGTCAGTTTTGCACATGACATAGCTGCTGGGATG TCATATCTGCATTCCATGAACATAATCCACCGCGACCTGAACTCACACAACTGTCTAGTCCGGGAG GACAACACAGTGGTGGTGGCAGACTTCGGGCTGGCTCGGCTCATGATTGACGACAAACACGAGGAGAAGTTGTCGCAGGGCAAACTGTCAGGCCTGAAGAGGCCCGACCGCAGGAAGAGGTACACCGTGGTGGGAAACCCTTACTGGATGGCTCCTGAGATGATCCACG GCAAGAGCTACGATGAGAGAGTAGACATCTTTTCCTTCGGCATCATGCTCTGCGAG ATCATTGGCAGGGTGAATGCAGACCCAGACTACCTCCCCAGGGCGATGGACTTTGGACTGAATGTGTCTGGCTTCCTGGAGCATTACTGTCCCCCTGATTGTCCCCCTGCCTTCTTCCCCATAGCTGCTGTGTGCTGTGACCTTGACGCAGACAAACG CCCTGCTTTCTCCAAACTGGAGGAGTGGCTGGAGAACCTGAAGATGCACTTGGACATTGGTCTGCCCCTGGTGTCTGAAGTGAGCCAGCTGCACAAGACCTTCTGGGAAAACCACAGCATCACACGCTCCGAGAACGGCCTGCACGTCCACCCCGAACAGCCGGAGTAG
- the limk1a gene encoding LIM domain kinase 1a isoform X3, with translation MVGDLFFWSFCCLRLWKRDKKVAGEQKYHPECFTCLNCRAFIGDGDTYALVERSKLYCGHCYYQTIVTPVSLPDSPCSRIPHTVTLVSIPASAEGNNGHRGRGFSVAIDQPLSPINGYSPEHGHTVRVSQVDEDCISPDVKNSIHVGDRILEINGTPIHNVPLDEIDLLIQETSRLLQLTIEHDPHSQGQEGGSSEAEEQVDGPLSSPPLSEGPSPVLPITQPPNPDISSLRSRIITRSYSIDKSPGSSNAASPISQRKDINRSESLRVVSNRTHRIFRPSDLIHGEVLGKGCFGQAIKVTHRETGEVMVMKELIRFDDETQRTFLKEVKVMRCLDHPNVLKFIGVLYKDKRLNFIAEYIKGGTLRDIIKKMDSSYPWNQRVSFAHDIAAGMSYLHSMNIIHRDLNSHNCLVREDNTVVVADFGLARLMIDDKHEEKLSQGKLSGLKRPDRRKRYTVVGNPYWMAPEMIHGKSYDERVDIFSFGIMLCEIIGRVNADPDYLPRAMDFGLNVSGFLEHYCPPDCPPAFFPIAAVCCDLDADKRPAFSKLEEWLENLKMHLDIGLPLVSEVSQLHKTFWENHSITRSENGLHVHPEQPE, from the exons ATGGTGGGAGACTTGTTTTTCTGGAGCTTCTGCTGTCTCAGGCTGTGGAAAAGGGATAAGAAG GTCGCAGGGGAACAGAAATATCACCCAGAATGCTTCACCTGTCTGAACTGCAGGGCGTTCATCGGTGATGGAGACACATACGCTCTGGTGGAGAGATCCAAACTCTACTG TGGTCACTGTTACTACCAGACCATCGTCACCCCGGTGTCGTTGCCGGATTCGCCATGCTCGAGGATCCCTCACACGGTCACGCTGGTGTCGATCCCTGCCTCAGCCGAGGGCAACAACGGACACAGAGGGCGGGGTTTCTCTGTGGCCATCGACCAGCCGCTCAGCCCGATCAACGGCTACAGCCCTGAACATGGACACACCGTCAGAGTCTCCCA AGTGGACGAAGACTGCATCAGTCCGGATGTGAAAAATTCCATTCATGTTGGAGACAGGATCCTGGAAATCAACGGGACACCAATTCACAACGTCCCCCTGGACGAG ATCGACCTGCTGATCCAGGAGACGAGCCGGCTGCTCCAGCTCACCATCGAACACGACCCTCACAGTCAGGGGCAGGAAGGAGGCTCCTCAGAGGCTGAAGAGCAGGTGGACGGCCCCCTGTCCTCCCCTCCCCTGTCTGAGGGCCCCAGCCCCGTCCTGCCCATCACCCAGCCCCCCAACCCCGACATCAGCAGCCTAAGGTCCCGCATCATCAC GCGGAGCTACAGCATTGATAAGTCACCAGGCTCCAGCAACGCAGCGTCCCCCATCTCACAGAGGAAGGACATCAATCGCTCCGAGTCGCTCCGCGTCGTCTCAAATCGGACGCACCGCATCTTCCGCCCGTCTGACCTCATCCACGGAGAGGTGCTGGGGAAGGGCTGCTTCGGACAAGCCATCAAG GTGACCCATAGGGAGACAGGAGAggtgatggtgatgaaggaGTTGATTCGCTTCGATGACGAGACACAGAGAACATTCCTGAAAGAG GTGAAGGTCATGCGTTGCCTGGATCACCCCAATGTGCTCAAGTTCATTGGAGTCCTCTACAAGGACAAAAGACTCAACTTCATCGCAGAGTACATAAAGGGAGGCACCTTGAGGGACATCATCAAGAAAATG GACAGCAGTTATCCCTGGAACCAGCGGGTCAGTTTTGCACATGACATAGCTGCTGGGATG TCATATCTGCATTCCATGAACATAATCCACCGCGACCTGAACTCACACAACTGTCTAGTCCGGGAG GACAACACAGTGGTGGTGGCAGACTTCGGGCTGGCTCGGCTCATGATTGACGACAAACACGAGGAGAAGTTGTCGCAGGGCAAACTGTCAGGCCTGAAGAGGCCCGACCGCAGGAAGAGGTACACCGTGGTGGGAAACCCTTACTGGATGGCTCCTGAGATGATCCACG GCAAGAGCTACGATGAGAGAGTAGACATCTTTTCCTTCGGCATCATGCTCTGCGAG ATCATTGGCAGGGTGAATGCAGACCCAGACTACCTCCCCAGGGCGATGGACTTTGGACTGAATGTGTCTGGCTTCCTGGAGCATTACTGTCCCCCTGATTGTCCCCCTGCCTTCTTCCCCATAGCTGCTGTGTGCTGTGACCTTGACGCAGACAAACG CCCTGCTTTCTCCAAACTGGAGGAGTGGCTGGAGAACCTGAAGATGCACTTGGACATTGGTCTGCCCCTGGTGTCTGAAGTGAGCCAGCTGCACAAGACCTTCTGGGAAAACCACAGCATCACACGCTCCGAGAACGGCCTGCACGTCCACCCCGAACAGCCGGAGTAG